The sequence CAGCAAATCAAGTCCACATTATCCAGAGCTGATGTCAACATGAGAAGGTACATCCTGCTCTTATCCACATTGGTTCAGAAAACCTAGAAGTCCCCAAACACATCTTTATCTCTGAGATCGGACGCTGTCTTGTCGTTGCCGATGCAGATGTATCTCTCGCGAGTTGTGTGCACGCAACCAAAGGCCTGTTCCTTTCGCTCAAAAGGCTTCTGTGACAATCAACGTTGACGGTGGTCAACCATACGCGTTATTATAGGGAGTGATGATGTGCTAATCTATAGTAAGTAGTCTTTACTTTATCGAGTGCAAGGCCACAAAGATTTTCTTAATGTGTTGGAcagtaaaatataagaaaatcttATCCCAGAACGGTGTCATTTCTCAGTAATTTACTCAGTCAATCCACACTGCTAATTGCAATTAACAGAGCTGTTAATTTTATAGCCCACGAGTGGCAGAGCTTTGACATGGGAAAAGGACAATATTTACGGGCGCCTCAAATCCAGTGTGAACAAACCTTAGGTGGAGGGAATATGGATGGATGCCGTCATCTGCTTTTGCATCACAGACCTTGTTTTCATATTTAGTAACTGGTTCGTGCTTTGCAGTGGAttcataatactttttttttaatgtaaaataaatataaagatctTAGAGAGtcagaattaatatttttagattttactgTTATCGGGTTTTAAAGTATACCCACATTTAAAAGTATTGGGTTTGGGTATCgagctaaataattaaaaacatcaaaaaatatttaataaaaataaagaaaaaaatcattttttaaagtattttttaatataaaaaacaaacatgctttaatacagaaattcaacccaaccacaaatgaaaaacaattatcttCACCTAATTTTTgttcaatataaaaagaaatctcATCAAttacaatatgaaaaaaaaaataagaggaaaaaaataaaattaaaaatatcttaaaagaaaaaaaattaaaaagaataaattagtTGTTGATATATTGGACGTTGTTCTACTATGCATTATTCATGTTATTCATGGTGTGTATTGGGTGCTGCTCTGCTATGTATTATTCATTGAGCTactatagaaaatattttatctgaAGATGATGTggtgtaaatatatttttacatttgaaaaaaaaatattattgactcGCTGCGAAGCACGAGCCAATATGCTAGTTATTAGATTATTACGTgacggttatttttttataatattattttttaaaaaaattgattttctatatcatcacacaaaaataatacaaaaacatcaaaaaatcttaatttgaattaaagaaaaaagtaaaaaaaaaatttgaaattttcttgaaattattttttaaatgcaaaaacaaacatgctttaataaaaaaattcaactcaatctcaaatgaaaacaaattatcatcactcaacttttatacaatattataaaagtctcatcgatttattttttctttaccatatacaaaaaaaaatctaaaaaaataaaaaaaataaaattaaaaatatctagagGCTCAGCTAGACCCAGGATTGGTGGGTCTAGCTAGGCAGCCATACCCCAAGCAAGACCTAACACTTTTGGAAGTGATTTGATTGAGTCTAGCTTCCAAGTAAAATTCAATGGCGTTGGATCTCGTTGCCCAACCAGGCCCAACACCTTTTATAAGTGATTTAAGTATAACTGTCAAGCCACACCCAATAACATTAGGTATGGTTGCCAAGCCAGACCCAATAGGTTTAGGCACAAAAAAAACAACGCccccatcaatattttttgactaaaaaatagcAAAGGCAATACCCTTCATGGCACTACTATATCgtctatagtaaaaatattctATATCTACAGTGTGATTCATAGTGCAATATATCTATGTtcattatacatatataatatttttctcatatCTTTTAAAGTATAATATAACATCGTTtggattcataaaaaaatacaatgtttcaaaaattatcaagactttttaataaatgatcctatttttctcttttaaaaatgtGTCTTGTTGGCTACACAAATATGCACTCAAGAGAGAATATTAACGATTATAAATAGGGGGGGTTTTCTTTGAGAGGTGTTTAGtacaaatattgaagtttatatttttataatctcttgataatattttcttctaaattGGATGTAGTTGACTAACCCATCAAATATTAAGTTTGTATAACTCCTAGTCAATACAAACACCGGTAGTTTGGAGAATTGAATTAgagaatttcttttaaattgataatGTCAATTTAGTACCAacattgaaaatttataatatttatgtagccTCACGataatattaactaaaaatcaaaattgtgtGGGGCATTTATTGTGCAAAATATACTCTAGATCCTCTCAAATGGCACTATAGATGgagtgacatttttttttttatctctttatctttcttttttataggtTAGCCTTATTAGACATTATAAACCAATTTGTTAGAGGATGGTGAGATTAAAAGGTATGgaaccaaagtaaaaaaacatataggaaATGAGTGACTTTAAAATGTTCGACAAGTTCTATGCTTTACAAATTATAGATATTGGATccctttagtttttaaaattaaaagaaaaaaatcaattttgatctcAAACTTCATTTTCCTTGTCTTTTGGCCCCTTGTGTCTAGAATCCAGCTTTAGAAAGAGAAACTTTTTGTTGGCATTTATTTTAGCCAccaaaaatttgaaattgacgTTAAATGGTTTATTTTAATGAGGGGAGCTCACAATAGggttttttaccttgaaattgccaagaaaaacatatatgattatattaagattttttattttggttttttcaggattaccatttaatttaaatttatatgtagggagtgaaattgaaaaaataaatagtaagcaaactgaaaaaaataatagaacaaaaaaaaaggatgaaaaataaaaaaatacatcaccttaaaaaaaaaaaaaggcgaaCCGAACTAATCTCCTAAACCTAATCTAGCATCTAAAACTCACAACCCGTGAAATATTAGATCCGGATTCACCCAACAAGCTTGATCATcaaccaaatttattttgaagaatgaaattgatgaaaaggtACCAATAAAAGAAACTAgcgaaagcaaaaaaaaatcacaacaaaaagaatgataataaaatttgatagaaaaaaacccGAGGATGAAATttcagaggaaaaaaaaatcaattttaaaaataatgtcaaACAAGTTAAGTAgctattaaaagaataaggaccaaatttaaaatattaaaaaaaaatcatagggggtaaaattgaaaaatatttttaaatttaaaagactatttatatattaaaaaatggtaAGGggtgaaatcgaaaaaaaattataatttaaaagattatttatatattaaaaaataatagggggttaaattgaaagtcGTTTATAATTCTATAgcttattctaaaataaaagaaatagtaaTGAAAAGCCTATGGACTAAATGTGaaggaaaaaacattgaaaaggtTATTCTAAAATTTTGTAGAAGCTAGTGCAAAAttcaaggagagagaaaagaaaaagaaagtaaaaaaataaagaaatggttGTCGGTTTCAAAACAGATGCCATTATGATACATGCACCACATCACTATATTAAGGGCTATAAGATCTTCCAAACATTGCCTTAAAAGGTGGCCTCTGGTGACTGGATGATTCCACATTAGTGCTTGAACGACACGAGAGGTGTCCACATGCTGGTGCATAAAGCATGCGTcaccatgtttttgttttaaagaataatatcaaatatataactATTACAATATTGCCCCTAAGAAACCTCTAAATCTAGaacaaaactaatataaaatgacaaaaaaaacccttataaaagacttgtatttttcttgtctttaaaagcaccaaaataattgcactattctaggaaaaaagaagaagaagaaagaaatgataaaaGAACCGGTCAGTCAAGCATTAGAATTATTTATTCCAAGGCTAAcgcttttaattttattgtgcattaaaaaaataaaatgacatccATAACCTATGCAATATATTGAAGATAATTGTTTCATGTTGAGAAGACAATCTCACTTCTAAAGCTAAAGTCAATGCTTTTTTGTTCATGGGCAAATAAGTAAATACACTAGTACAATAGATACGAAAAGGAGTCTTCACCTGCTGTAAATTCTCCTCTgggtttagttttttcttctttttaattttaaactaagtaatttatttttctttttttgtttttaatttgactttCCTAATGGATGTGGTCCAACTGCTATATAGAAAGTAGAAACGATTGAGAGTTGACTATGAATTCGATAAGGTGAATatgattatagttttaaaaacaacaagttAATTAAGGGAGAAAAATAAGGGACATGTGAATTTTTCCTTTGACTCCCTTGTAGTACAATTTAGAATGTGTTGACCGCTGACTCCGTCCTTCTTACATGTAATGGATAGACACGGAAAGTCGGAAACCATTAGTTCCGTCATATAGTACGTGTCATTGTAATccaactctttttctttttttctttttaatattgaaagggAAGAGTTACTATTTAATTTACGACCGTAAAAGGCTTGAATCTCTTTCAAGAAAACGAGATTTCCGTCTACGTGGCGtcctaaaaattatttaaataatatatcttCTATAAAAGGGGTATAGACAGAAATAGTTTTTACGTTAactgaattatttaaaaatggtTGAAGAATGAATTTAATGATTTATGTTCTCTGTCTCTCTCTAAGAAACTCTCCTCTTCTACCTCTGGAGTTGGCTAACATCCTCTCCTTGCTCAAGATCACTTGGAGAGCCTCCAGGTTGCAACCATCCATATTCAACTTGCACCAAGTGGTATAAGAGACACTGATCTTTGGACACTAGCTACAACACTAGACACGATGTTCCAAGATCTCAGAAGATTGGATGTCagctttaaattttgattaaaatagataaaaatgcTCTTGTTTTATCTAAGCTAGAAACACaactttgatgaaaaaaatcaaagaaatatgaaatcaaaagagcactctaattttataaattattttaaatttataaaatttaatgatagAACATAcacatgataaataaaaaacattttaaattttatattcacaTGCTCTTACATATTATGTTGAGAATCACTTGCACATTACACAATTTGTTGATTATCATCACAAGATTCAGCGCTATAATATAACATATCATTCTGCTCTTTACCAAACAAGTTAGAATGGAGTGATTATACTGTCCCTCAAGTTAAAGCAAGctcgtatatatatatatatattcgggAGTGATTTCACTTTCCTCGAGCTAAAACAACCTTCAAttcctttattttaattttttttttctctagaagACGGAATGCTTAAACATGTTACggttaacattttttatatagttgaaTACACAACGAAACCAGTTTCATGTTCCTTTATCGACCACCCATCTTTCAAGCTTGTGCTGTTGAACATAGCTTTGCACCGCATATTGCCTGTCTTCTCCGCAGATTCAAGTTCGTTGACAAGAATCGGTCGAAAGCATGCCGATAGCCCAACATAAATTCGATGTGGCGTTTGAGTAGGTTGAGCCTCACACGACCAATATTGTTTGACAACAGGATCATAGTGTGGGGATATACTCAACTAATTCGATGCCCTGTAACTATCGGAGGCCACTATCGGAGCAACTTGAGAAGAGCAACTCTGCAAGTTGCTTTGTTTCCTTGTTGGACCGGCGATGGGTTGACAAATTGAGAGGCCTCAAGTTATTGTGAGTTGATTGAACTTGAAAGCATGGTAATTGATTTGTGGAGCTGACCTGAGATGGAAAGCGTCGACTACAAGGAGGTCAGCAGACAATGTTATGAGAGGAATTGAGCAAGTTAAGATGGGCCCGATCTTATCTTCAGGCTTAATCCATTTGCGGCCCACCAATTCTTCAGAGCCCGATTGTTTTAGTAACTCATAtagatactattttttattggaatctGGAAATATGGCATTTCCATTCGCGATTGCAATTTGAAGTGCAGTTTCAGCCACCGAATCCATGGGTTTAACCTATACAGACATTGAAAgtaacatgtatatatatatatctatataattgTACTGGATTGCATTTAACCCGTAAATAAAAGCCCTCTGAAAGCAACACCTAACTGCGGTTGCCCAGCCACCGTATCAGAATCCTTTCAAGTCCTCCAGCATCAAGaagaaccgaaccgaaaacacATCTTTTCTCAACTTCCACAGGCCAAGCAGTCATCACGGTTTGCAAGGGAGCAAACCATTTGAGCCATCTtggtatcatcatcatcagcagCAGCACCATCCGCTTTCAGCTTCTTATCCTGAATTGCCCATTAATGAGAATCTCTTTCGGTGaaatacacaaataaaaaatggtagAAAAAGTAGTGATTATCACGGGTCATTACTTGAAGAACAGAAGTATCAACAGTGAACTTGATGGCATCAGCTGCAGCACGTGATCGTAGATAATACATCCCTGTCTTTAGACCCTTCaaacaggaaaaataaacaataagacACTTAAATTATTGCACCCCATTACTACTATTTGCAAAGAGGGCAGGGTTTCATCAAAATTGACTTGGCAATGTAAACTTCCGACAATAGCTATAAAATCACTTGTccaaagtataaaaataaaactgctCCTGCCAGTGTCAAAATCATTGGACAAACCCGCTGCAAGCAGGCTGCATATAATACCGTTGTAGATGTAACATGTTATATTTgtcattcatgttttttttttttttttggggtatCGTTTCGATGTGCATACCTTTGACCATGCATAAAAGTGTAGGGAAGTTAGTTTTCCAAAATTGGGTTGGTCCATGTGTATATTAAGACTTTGACTCTGATCTATGTAGCATCCTCGATCAACAGCCATATCAACCAATGTCTTTTGCTTGATCTCCCAAACAGTCCTGTTTGCCAAAATAGTTAAATTATCTCCACGGTTAAAAACACAGGGAGAAGCACTGGCTATGAAGAAATTCACTTatccatacttgtatataaGCTTCAGATCATCTGGGATTTCTGGAATGTTGTGGACAGAGCCATCTTCATAGATTATTTTGTTCTTCAGAGCAGGAGACCAGAGGCCCATCTCAGTCAAGTCATGAAGAAGATGTTTGTTGACCACAACAAATTCACCACTGGAGAGAAAGAGGATTAGAGAGCAAGCACAAGGcaactgatattaaaataaactgaATAGGATAGGTTCGCATAGCAAACCTTAGAACTCTTCGACTATAAATGTTTGAAGTATATGGCTCAAAGCATTCGTTGTTTCCAAGAATCTGGCTGGTTGAAGCTGTTGGCATTGGTGCCAAAAGAAGTGAATTTCTAACCCCATTCTTAGATATCATTTCCCTTAAGGCATCCCAGTCCCACAACAGATTTGAAGGCGTTACACCCCACATGTCCGGCTGCAGAATTCCCTGCACAATTAAATGGATCCCTTACTAATCAGAAGCTAGTGAAAATTACATGTTCTGCTAGTTATTGGACCAGCAGGTCTTGGAAATTCTTTCAAATGGAAGCTGAAAGTCTACAGAGTAAACCAACCAATAACTGATGTTCACCAGCATCGAAAATTTTCTCACAGAAGACATAAATGAAACTCAATTCAAGCAAATCAAAGTGGAAATGTTATTTGTAAGAAATGGATGGCTGTGCATAACAAAATTATCTagaagcaataaaaagataACAGCAGCACAATTGTGACTTTTTATAAGTTGAAATGGGAAATGGTGTCCCAGAAAACAACATATTCATAGAACTGCACTTGAGGTGTTTGCATTTGAAGAAACCCAGCATACCTTGCTCACAGGACTTCCTTCATATGTTTCATAGGGACCTTCTCTTGCAGCAATCTCAGAAGATGCTTTCAGGGCATGGTAATAAATGGTTTCAAATATGTCCTTATTCAGCTTTTGAGCCTGAAATTGATGGCCACTAAATAATCAGACCAACCAACTATCAAAAGTTTATGTTGAAAAAGAACAGCTGTTGGGAGTAAACTTTACCTCTGGTGAGTCAAATGACATTCCGAGCAGGATGAAGGTATCTGCAAGACCTTGAACTCCAATGCCAATGGGTCTGTGTCGGAAATTTGACCTCCTAGCAGTTTCAACTGGGTAGTAATTCACAtcaattattttgttaagaTTGGATGTAACCACTCCTGTAACCTGTCCCAAAAGCAGGAGGAAAACATAAATTACTGGCTGAACTTATGAAACAAAATATGAGGCTTCACAAAGAAGAAGATGCAGGTGAGTGCATATTATAGGAAATGTCCTGATGGACCTATGTGAAACACAAACCTCAGCTAGTTTCTCAAAGTCAAAATATCTACTCTTGAAACCTCTACTCCCAACAAGTTTAGATGGATGAGACTCCACAGGAACTCCCTGCAACAAAGCGCATGACATAAGGTCACAAAACAAAcaccccaaaaacaaaaaaaaatcaaataagctCGCAAGCATTCCCCACCATCTCTCTCACAAATCGTGGTAGAGCAATTGAAGCCAGATTGCAGACAGCAGTTTCCGTTGGGCTTGTGTATTCAATTATCTCAGTGCACAAATTTGAAGATTTTATAGTACCCAGGTTTTGTTGGTTGCTTTTCCTATTGCAAGTATCCTggaaaaaacagaagagaaataagaaaacaaaatactacAAAGCCATGatacaaaaagattaaaatccAACAGATTCACACAAATCACCTTGAAAAGCATATAGGGGGTCCCAGTCTCTATCTGGGATTTCAAGATCTCAAACCAGAGGTTTTGTGCCTGGACAACCTTCTTGGCTTTGCCCTACATATATGCATGAGAGTTAGTAACAATTAGAGTCCGGTAAAAATCAGCATTCAGAAAATACAAACTTTAGGTTAAACAAAGGAAATTACATTTCTTTCATATCGGGTGTATAGTTCCTCAAACTCTTTGCCCCAACAATCTGCCAAACCTGGAGCCTCATTAGGGCAAAACAATGACCATTGCCCGTTGCTTTGAACTCTCTCCATAAAGAGATCAGGAACCCACAGAGCATAGAATAAATCCCGAGCACGGTTTTCTtcctataaaaatgaaaaagtcaCGGCTCGAAGTTAAAAAGCAAGTTACGTTGGTGCAGTGAAGAAGTGATGCTATCACATTAAACTAGAACAAGACAAAGCGGAAGTGGAGAAGTTTGCTCCTTATGAGTCATACCTTTCCATGGTTTTTCCTAAGATCCAAAAACTCAAATACATCAGCATGCCATGGCTCCAAATACACAGCAAAAGCACCTTTGAACATGACAAGCAACGTTTCAATAGAGAACCATCAGGCATTAAATTTAAAACGACAATACAAGAGCAATAAAATGAGCATACCTTTCCTCTTGCCTCCTCCTTGATCAACATAGCGGGCGGTATCATTGAACACCCTCAACATTGGAACAATGCCATTAGATGTCCCATTTGTCCCACGAATATAACTTCCAGTGGCACGGATGTTGTGGGCAGATACACCGATTCCTCCTGCTGATTTACTGATAACAGCACACTCCTTCAATGTATCATATATTCCTTCAATACTATCATCTTTCATGCACACCAAGAAGCAGCTGCTCAACTGCCAAAAGACATCAAATATCTGGGTTAGTCTTcagcaaaaataaaaacctctTGAACCAAACACCATATTtgtaaactaaattaaaaatttgcaGAAGACTTCGATGAACAGATATGCACACAACATAATACATACTTGAGGTCTTGGTGTTCCAGCATTGAAAAGGGTGGGAGAAGCATGAGTGAACCATCGCTGAGACATCAAATGGTACGTTTTGATAGCTGAATCAATATCATCTTTGTGAATTCCAACAGCAACCCTCATCAGCATGTGCTGAGGCCTTTCCACAACCTTTCCTTGGACCTTCAGGAGGTAGGATCTTTCAAGTGTCTTGAACCCAAAGTAATCATAGTCAAAGTCCCGATCATAGATGATCTCAGAGTCCAAGCGAGCAGAATTCTgaagcaaaaagaaaatgttattgACAATCCATGGCTCACAACATTAGGTGAAGCGTCAGGTAGTGGATATATCTGTCTCTACAACAAATAGAACAaaccattaaatttaaaatgttatttcagTCAAGTTGACAGGAACCAGCTAGATGTGTTTAGCCCACATTTTTGGTAACATGACCACTCTACAACAATGTTAAGAAgaacattttcctttttttttttctccttttgatttcaataaaaagaaacaattaaattcaacaaGCCATCGAATAATAGACTGGAGAAAATACCTTCATGATTATTTCATAAATATCATCAGCGATCAAAGCAGCCTTCAGTCcagatttatcattaaaatggTTATACATAATTTTGATCCTGCAGCAACCACCAACCCAGATCAAACAACAATTTCCAAACAATGAAGCCTATTGGTTAAATAGAATAGAAGCAGCATGATATAGTATGAAACTTACGTCTCAGAAAATGATTTCTGAGTGTTCTTATGCAGGTTTGAAACAACAATCCTGGCAGCCAACTGCATcagcaaaataatatttaatggtTAAATCAGGAAACAGGCCATTTACCCTTCAGTCCTCAATTTTGTTAGCCTAAGGAACAGACTATAAAGTAATAGTGTTTTTACAATACAAAAATAGTGCCAGGCCCAAgaattagtgtgtgtgtgtgtgtgtgtgtgtgtttaagtCTGGAAGAATATTCTCCAGATCCCCACCGAACAATTAGTAAATCCACATAGATATGCACCAGCTGTAAGACCTAGAGTGTGCCCAGAAatcaagagaaaataaaagggacCAGTTCATGAATAGAAAAAACTCACGGAGGCATAATCAGGATGATTGGCAGTCATAGCAGCGGCCGTCTCAGCAGCCAATTCATCAAGTTGGCTAGTGGTGACACCTTTGTAGACACCAGCACAGACCTTCTGAGACACCAAGACGGGGTCACAGTGGTCAATGCTAAGGCCATAGCTAAGCTTCTTCAGTCTAGCAGTGATCTTGTCGAAGTGGACAGTCTCTTGCCTCCCATCTCTCTTCACCACATACATTTTTGCTTCTTTCAAGACTTTAATCAGACAGGTTTTAGGCACAGAAAGAAATAGGAGAATGAACGCCTTCTTATATAGGGAGATGGAGGAGAGACGACGAGGGTGGgtgggtttttaaaaaaaaaaaatagaaaaaaatcttgggttttctTCCCTCCGCCGCTCTA is a genomic window of Populus alba chromosome 5, ASM523922v2, whole genome shotgun sequence containing:
- the LOC118038941 gene encoding ribonucleoside-diphosphate reductase large subunit, whose amino-acid sequence is MYVVKRDGRQETVHFDKITARLKKLSYGLSIDHCDPVLVSQKVCAGVYKGVTTSQLDELAAETAAAMTANHPDYASLAARIVVSNLHKNTQKSFSETIKIMYNHFNDKSGLKAALIADDIYEIIMKNSARLDSEIIYDRDFDYDYFGFKTLERSYLLKVQGKVVERPQHMLMRVAVGIHKDDIDSAIKTYHLMSQRWFTHASPTLFNAGTPRPQLSSCFLVCMKDDSIEGIYDTLKECAVISKSAGGIGVSAHNIRATGSYIRGTNGTSNGIVPMLRVFNDTARYVDQGGGKRKGAFAVYLEPWHADVFEFLDLRKNHGKEENRARDLFYALWVPDLFMERVQSNGQWSLFCPNEAPGLADCWGKEFEELYTRYERNGKAKKVVQAQNLWFEILKSQIETGTPYMLFKDTCNRKSNQQNLGTIKSSNLCTEIIEYTSPTETAVCNLASIALPRFVREMGVPVESHPSKLVGSRGFKSRYFDFEKLAEVTGVVTSNLNKIIDVNYYPVETARRSNFRHRPIGIGVQGLADTFILLGMSFDSPEAQKLNKDIFETIYYHALKASSEIAAREGPYETYEGSPVSKGILQPDMWGVTPSNLLWDWDALREMISKNGVRNSLLLAPMPTASTSQILGNNECFEPYTSNIYSRRVLSGEFVVVNKHLLHDLTEMGLWSPALKNKIIYEDGSVHNIPEIPDDLKLIYKTVWEIKQKTLVDMAVDRGCYIDQSQSLNIHMDQPNFGKLTSLHFYAWSKGLKTGMYYLRSRAAADAIKFTVDTSVLQDKKLKADGAAADDDDTKMAQMVCSLANRDDCLACGS